In Hymenobacter sp. DG01, one genomic interval encodes:
- a CDS encoding T9SS type A sorting domain-containing protein, with protein sequence MKIFTKGLAFLLLVLCCTLRAQAMMVLPPDSAIHLPASMLRCNQATITWESVRFDKNSYQGKKSLLVMQAVSSSTDNPQPLTGTTYIPVPFFGAGQQIAPGQFVVYADTGHVATISGLQPNTRYRADVIAYYDSTINTVGSGPFYTSLPPSVVDSTTTLYFTTPGCSTATPPTKGASGASATVIDCSTASLVVTRGNGDGRLMVVQRIPSGADATTLSTEPQTGQYYFPNNMYGRGQTVGPEAYAVNIGPDSTATLYGLVPGERYKFVTYEYLNERDAGGNNTNANPGYAAPVDTAFFDVPVCGTTEPQVAATNLVQTDTTATTARIAWTNGDGAGRIVVLSPITQNGLLLPTQNTSYPASPVFGQGGQTRPGVFVVYAGQDSAVTVTNLQPDSFYQAQVYEYNVAADGSPTYLLSKSPAYGLVKTYSAPTAAPATDLRVIFSSAFTYYDGITQLAWKPGSGTHFLLIAQEVRPGRGPLFQPVDGTLYNQIRFDNDLDPRSLMSGSTYLLSRGIYRGPQDTTLYMRNPDIGHEYELALVEYVLDANGQPIYTSGIPLTFRAARMAPTIGGSLSANEPNLKIGVPAYYRADYLQLYASEDNSRFTAVGTRIPITQDSSVRATSYLQNLALISVPTYYKVELHHRDGEHVYSTTLLLTPSKPLPVELVRFTGRLGKDSRATLAWATASEKGSAYFDVESSTDGQRFVVVGRKEAAGTSSQQRAYELVDAQPVTQLTYYRLHQVDLDGTNTYSNVITLQPAAQDLKLTVWPNPASVGQQAHLRLTGLRNLASPVQVTIRSATGQLVTTQQLPAAAVVEWNWMLERYAPGLYLVEVQSAAGRQVARLVVE encoded by the coding sequence ATGAAAATCTTTACAAAAGGCCTGGCCTTCCTGCTGCTGGTCCTCTGCTGCACCCTGCGGGCCCAGGCCATGATGGTTTTGCCCCCTGATTCAGCCATTCATCTGCCGGCCAGTATGCTGCGCTGCAACCAAGCTACCATTACGTGGGAGTCAGTTCGGTTTGACAAAAACTCTTACCAAGGCAAAAAGAGCCTGCTCGTTATGCAGGCCGTATCTTCCTCCACCGACAACCCGCAGCCGCTGACGGGCACCACGTATATTCCCGTTCCCTTTTTCGGCGCTGGCCAGCAGATTGCCCCTGGGCAGTTTGTAGTGTATGCTGATACGGGCCACGTTGCTACTATCAGCGGTCTGCAGCCGAACACTCGGTACCGGGCTGATGTAATTGCCTACTACGATTCAACCATAAACACTGTCGGGTCTGGTCCCTTTTACACCAGCCTGCCGCCCTCAGTGGTTGATTCTACGACTACGCTCTACTTTACCACTCCCGGTTGCTCAACGGCTACTCCTCCCACGAAAGGGGCTTCCGGGGCCTCCGCCACGGTTATTGACTGCTCAACTGCAAGCTTGGTGGTGACTCGCGGCAACGGCGATGGCCGGCTAATGGTAGTACAGCGGATTCCCAGTGGCGCTGATGCAACTACCCTGAGCACTGAGCCCCAGACCGGCCAGTACTACTTTCCCAACAATATGTATGGGCGGGGGCAAACGGTAGGCCCGGAAGCCTACGCCGTTAACATTGGCCCCGACTCTACGGCTACGCTCTATGGCTTGGTACCAGGGGAGCGGTACAAGTTTGTAACCTACGAGTACCTGAATGAGCGGGACGCTGGGGGCAATAACACCAACGCCAATCCCGGCTACGCTGCCCCTGTCGATACGGCCTTTTTTGATGTGCCAGTGTGCGGCACTACCGAGCCCCAGGTTGCGGCTACAAATCTGGTTCAAACTGACACCACGGCTACCACGGCGCGAATTGCGTGGACGAATGGCGACGGTGCTGGCCGCATCGTGGTGCTCAGCCCGATTACTCAAAATGGACTGTTGCTGCCAACGCAGAACACTTCCTACCCTGCTTCGCCGGTATTTGGCCAGGGAGGGCAAACCCGCCCCGGCGTTTTTGTCGTGTATGCTGGCCAGGATAGTGCCGTTACGGTTACCAACCTGCAGCCGGACTCCTTTTATCAGGCGCAGGTGTACGAGTACAATGTAGCTGCCGATGGCTCCCCTACCTACTTGCTGAGCAAGTCGCCGGCTTACGGTCTGGTCAAGACCTACTCCGCCCCAACGGCTGCTCCCGCTACTGATCTACGGGTTATCTTCTCCTCGGCATTTACTTACTACGATGGTATAACGCAGTTGGCCTGGAAGCCAGGCAGCGGCACGCACTTTCTGCTAATAGCGCAGGAAGTACGCCCTGGCCGTGGCCCGTTGTTTCAGCCTGTGGATGGTACCCTTTATAACCAGATCCGGTTTGATAATGACCTCGATCCTCGGTCACTGATGAGCGGCAGCACCTATTTACTTAGCAGAGGCATTTATCGGGGGCCGCAGGACACGACCTTGTATATGCGTAACCCCGATATCGGGCATGAATACGAGCTGGCCTTAGTGGAATACGTGCTGGACGCTAACGGCCAGCCAATCTATACGTCAGGTATACCATTGACTTTCCGCGCGGCCCGGATGGCGCCCACTATCGGGGGTTCCCTGTCCGCAAATGAGCCTAATCTAAAGATTGGAGTACCGGCATATTATCGTGCTGATTATCTGCAGCTCTACGCTTCGGAGGATAACAGCCGCTTTACGGCCGTGGGCACCCGCATCCCTATCACGCAGGATAGCTCAGTACGTGCCACTTCCTACCTACAGAACCTAGCCTTGATTTCCGTACCCACCTACTATAAGGTAGAGCTTCATCACCGCGACGGGGAGCATGTCTACTCGACAACCCTGCTGCTTACGCCAAGCAAGCCCCTGCCGGTGGAATTGGTGCGCTTTACGGGGCGGTTGGGGAAAGATAGCCGGGCTACACTGGCCTGGGCCACGGCCTCGGAGAAAGGCAGCGCTTATTTCGACGTGGAAAGCAGCACCGATGGCCAACGCTTTGTAGTTGTCGGCCGCAAAGAGGCTGCCGGCACCTCCTCCCAGCAGCGTGCCTACGAGCTGGTGGATGCCCAGCCTGTAACCCAGCTCACGTACTACCGCCTGCATCAGGTGGATCTGGACGGCACCAATACCTACTCCAATGTAATCACGCTTCAGCCCGCTGCTCAGGACCTGAAGCTTACAGTCTGGCCGAATCCGGCCAGCGTCGGCCAGCAAGCCCACCTGCGCCTTACGGGCCTCCGCAACTTGGCCAGCCCGGTGCAGGTAACTATCCGCTCCGCTACAGGGCAGCTAGTGACAACACAGCAACTACCCGCCGCGGCCGTGGTTGAGTGGAACTGGATGCTGGAGCGTTATGCTCCCGGCCTGTACCTGGTCGAGGTGCAATCAGCTGCCGGCCGGCAAGTAGCCCGCCTTGTGGTAGAATAA
- a CDS encoding Fic family protein, with translation MNYGYGSGDVPPNKLGITDPEVMRAAQQVTTDFRTGEMREGLKVIRGNFDTDHFRKIHEYTMQDVYQWAGQTRQDLKENTNQDISRDRQSVATSDPLAFAEAGKVNTRLDAISADLNKEGGLKGLEQGEFVKRLATYYDQYYQVAPFRAGNDAVLNIVTEQIAKQAGYDVQLENAPGVKIAADKTLAKDASKGDRSDLEQALNAVTKPAPGPEAELARRSSLRENEVPMTRERHEAIQTRELNQSGMFIQDTLSGRVGGKDTYDLLRQTQQEISRGQINDQNLQVARQIGNSLKGQGIDPYIGRFEKATAELAELKGYYVERPGPERGTALPDRAPSRSEQER, from the coding sequence ATGAATTATGGTTACGGCAGCGGTGACGTACCGCCCAATAAATTAGGTATAACCGATCCGGAGGTCATGCGGGCCGCCCAGCAGGTAACAACAGACTTCCGCACGGGTGAAATGCGCGAGGGACTGAAGGTAATCCGGGGCAACTTCGATACGGACCACTTCCGCAAGATTCACGAGTACACCATGCAGGATGTGTACCAGTGGGCCGGCCAGACCCGCCAGGATCTGAAGGAAAACACCAACCAGGACATATCACGGGACCGGCAAAGTGTGGCCACCAGCGACCCGCTTGCGTTTGCTGAGGCTGGCAAAGTCAACACCCGCCTCGATGCCATCAGCGCCGACCTCAATAAAGAGGGGGGCTTAAAAGGCCTGGAGCAGGGAGAGTTTGTCAAGCGCCTGGCCACGTACTATGATCAGTACTATCAGGTAGCACCCTTTCGGGCTGGTAATGATGCCGTTCTGAACATTGTAACCGAGCAGATAGCTAAGCAGGCGGGCTATGATGTGCAGTTGGAAAACGCCCCTGGAGTGAAGATTGCGGCCGACAAAACATTGGCCAAGGATGCTTCCAAAGGGGACCGCAGCGACCTGGAACAGGCCCTGAACGCAGTAACGAAACCGGCCCCTGGCCCGGAGGCCGAATTAGCCCGGCGCTCCAGCCTGCGGGAGAATGAGGTGCCCATGACGAGGGAACGACATGAGGCCATCCAGACCCGAGAACTCAATCAGTCCGGTATGTTTATTCAAGATACACTTAGCGGGCGGGTGGGGGGAAAAGACACTTACGACTTACTACGCCAGACTCAGCAGGAAATAAGCCGGGGCCAAATCAACGACCAAAACCTACAGGTAGCCCGGCAGATCGGCAACTCCCTAAAGGGGCAGGGGATAGACCCCTACATCGGCCGTTTTGAGAAGGCAACCGCCGAGCTGGCCGAACTCAAAGGCTACTATGTCGAGCGCCCAGGTCCGGAGCGAGGAACTGCCTTGCCTGACCGGGCACCAAGCCGCAGCGAACAGGAACGGTAG
- a CDS encoding type IV secretory system conjugative DNA transfer family protein translates to MVLLLLLLGGEYYVLTERDKPVKAPTTASIKAEKDKKQAAAKAAQAAKTAKPEPGAPMDLFGGAGGGGDPMAGMGDKVVKMGGEAVDMQVGLAARGILVLVSIALIFMQNPAPPKIGAPRKVPRKPKEVEMPVVVLSALLAFGSVLLLLMGNIHGDMLSTGYPVAAALVLGCGFIAGQLRASTKYVGGRLQAEKVRRDSEYGIVLQAEGDQFVNIPNPFRGTLVLGGAGAGKTYSIGEPFLEQFVKKGMCGLIYDFKFPVLAGAAQKALVYAGKLEKPIRHRVVNFMDMERTEKINPLRPQDMPMPAYAMEYAKTILNNLNPGGAKGGDNFFELSAEAYLTGIIWFLKNNFPSLCTVPHVVAIAVYEDFTHVLSMLKTDPRSQALVQSIITAVEQKAEKQVAGIISSLQIALARLATPEISWVLSPDEARDEGFSLDLNNPANPTILTIGNDPTLARTFSPVISCIVAVALKLMNQQNKHPSFVLIDEGATIYVPGLEVIPATARSNKVAMLYMTQDVAQMVDAYGKDKTQVLISNLNNQFFGKINSAETAKLVSDMVGKEDVEMVSVSAGKSMGGGKVSGGRNVSQSVSVQERQVVRVQDAYTLRQGEFIGQTVETPVSFFQAQMQREVEPGDFPIQPIAIFEDAEGVITPQIERELQQDRERAQQLLAKMVRQREQEEDARSRRFDEQRAAARQRVLARQQEKLKEQAAAVVAGSQPEGGEDNAAVVTEPAAPTDTPPVAASQAEPATDMEAEIAAAKAVAQSVQAPPVTSSPAPATAVPATQPGVANASPQQTQQPEEESLEQRLRRQQVEAVQAHKRRLQQAEQKPAESPMQRLIEANHHKIYNEVSELIAGIDPATSRPRFPNTLRPNKQVPTPEEVGDF, encoded by the coding sequence TTGGTTCTGCTACTACTCCTTTTAGGAGGGGAGTATTACGTTCTGACTGAGCGTGATAAGCCGGTAAAAGCCCCCACTACTGCTTCGATAAAAGCCGAAAAAGATAAGAAGCAGGCAGCCGCTAAAGCAGCACAGGCAGCCAAGACTGCCAAACCAGAGCCTGGAGCGCCGATGGATCTGTTCGGTGGGGCTGGGGGCGGAGGCGACCCGATGGCCGGCATGGGGGACAAAGTGGTCAAAATGGGCGGGGAGGCCGTCGATATGCAGGTAGGCCTGGCAGCCCGCGGTATCCTGGTACTGGTTTCCATTGCCCTGATCTTCATGCAGAATCCGGCCCCGCCCAAAATCGGAGCCCCGCGTAAGGTGCCCCGCAAGCCTAAGGAGGTCGAAATGCCCGTAGTGGTGCTCAGTGCCCTGCTAGCTTTTGGCAGCGTGCTGCTGCTGTTAATGGGAAACATCCACGGCGACATGCTTTCAACCGGATATCCGGTAGCGGCGGCCCTGGTACTGGGTTGCGGCTTTATTGCCGGCCAGCTGCGGGCCTCGACTAAATATGTCGGCGGCCGCCTCCAGGCCGAGAAGGTGCGACGGGATTCCGAGTATGGAATTGTGCTGCAGGCCGAAGGGGATCAGTTCGTAAATATTCCCAATCCCTTTCGCGGAACATTGGTGCTGGGTGGAGCTGGCGCCGGTAAAACCTATTCCATTGGCGAGCCATTCCTAGAGCAGTTTGTTAAAAAGGGAATGTGCGGATTAATTTATGATTTCAAGTTTCCGGTATTAGCGGGAGCTGCACAGAAAGCGTTGGTTTATGCTGGTAAATTAGAAAAGCCCATTAGGCACCGCGTAGTTAATTTCATGGATATGGAGCGTACGGAAAAAATAAATCCGTTACGCCCCCAGGATATGCCAATGCCGGCATATGCAATGGAATACGCAAAAACTATTTTAAATAATTTAAACCCCGGTGGCGCGAAAGGCGGAGATAATTTTTTTGAATTAAGCGCCGAAGCATATTTAACAGGAATAATATGGTTTCTGAAAAATAATTTCCCGTCGCTGTGCACCGTACCCCACGTAGTGGCTATTGCGGTATATGAGGATTTTACCCACGTACTCAGCATGCTTAAAACTGACCCTCGTAGTCAGGCGTTGGTGCAGAGTATTATTACCGCCGTCGAGCAGAAAGCGGAGAAGCAGGTTGCCGGTATTATATCGTCGCTGCAGATTGCACTGGCTCGGTTGGCCACTCCCGAAATCAGCTGGGTGCTCTCTCCCGACGAGGCGCGAGACGAAGGATTCTCCTTGGATTTGAACAACCCGGCGAACCCTACCATCCTCACAATTGGTAATGATCCGACCTTGGCCCGCACCTTTTCCCCGGTGATCAGCTGTATAGTTGCGGTGGCGCTGAAGCTGATGAATCAGCAAAATAAGCACCCTTCGTTCGTGCTAATTGACGAGGGAGCTACCATATATGTACCCGGTCTGGAGGTAATCCCAGCCACGGCACGTAGCAACAAAGTGGCCATGTTATACATGACGCAGGACGTGGCGCAGATGGTAGATGCGTATGGAAAAGACAAAACACAGGTACTTATTAGTAACCTTAACAACCAGTTTTTCGGCAAAATCAACTCTGCGGAAACGGCAAAACTCGTTTCCGATATGGTCGGAAAAGAGGATGTTGAAATGGTTTCTGTATCCGCTGGCAAGTCAATGGGCGGGGGGAAAGTAAGCGGTGGACGCAACGTTAGTCAGAGTGTAAGCGTGCAGGAACGGCAGGTAGTACGGGTGCAGGATGCCTATACATTGCGGCAGGGAGAGTTCATTGGGCAGACGGTGGAGACGCCGGTAAGCTTCTTTCAGGCGCAGATGCAGCGCGAAGTGGAGCCCGGAGATTTCCCCATTCAACCCATTGCCATCTTCGAGGATGCAGAGGGAGTTATCACACCGCAGATTGAACGGGAGCTGCAGCAGGACCGGGAACGGGCGCAGCAGCTACTGGCTAAAATGGTGCGCCAGCGCGAGCAAGAGGAGGATGCCCGGAGCCGCCGATTCGATGAGCAACGCGCCGCCGCCCGGCAGCGGGTTCTGGCCCGCCAGCAGGAGAAACTGAAGGAGCAAGCCGCGGCCGTGGTAGCGGGTTCACAACCCGAGGGAGGCGAGGATAACGCGGCCGTCGTGACGGAGCCGGCAGCGCCCACGGATACGCCGCCAGTAGCCGCCAGCCAGGCCGAGCCTGCGACCGACATGGAAGCGGAAATAGCCGCCGCGAAGGCCGTTGCCCAGAGCGTGCAAGCCCCACCGGTTACTAGTTCACCCGCCCCAGCCACAGCCGTTCCGGCTACTCAGCCAGGAGTGGCCAATGCTAGCCCGCAACAAACTCAGCAGCCAGAGGAAGAAAGCTTGGAGCAGCGTTTACGCCGGCAGCAGGTAGAAGCCGTGCAGGCTCATAAGCGCCGCCTGCAGCAGGCGGAGCAGAAACCAGCCGAAAGCCCCATGCAGCGCTTGATCGAGGCGAATCACCACAAGATCTACAACGAAGTAAGTGAGCTGATTGCCGGCATTGATCCAGCTACCAGCCGCCCTCGCTTCCCGAATACCCTACGGCCCAATAAGCAGGTGCCGACCCCTGAAGAAGTAGGAGACTTTTAA
- a CDS encoding DUF5712 family protein: MYIKIINPATNGKNAYSNRGSARQATNYLEGEAKKQGETAVFFNSERADISGDEAVDLIDSNRKGLRKDDAKFYSLVVSPSAQELEHIGHDPQKLQAFTARVMQEYAANFVTISGQPLGEKDLVWVATQHDERKHRGHDGAPSGQLKEGPQTHIHIMVSARDKEQKITLNPLGSAARFNRVAFMAKGNVAFSEEFGPLKQAERSTQRSGSARTAEGPEPGKTSRRQTLTAEEMAESIRRRAAANEGRAERKSSSFQGKKASGPADEVRDKQLFNQVDKLNKQLPKERQLAHNKVLEAARSQDYSKQFYGRLGQLGKEAGKQKYHDYPYEFLRSGQDAKTAATTIAENQKKDKRLLEQVDRLNKKLPEDKKLAHNIVLEIAREQDYSKAFYGRLGRIGREAQGPKAVQEPYQFLRTGRVPRPEKELHPNLPTAPNGAKSQGARGRTTSPMPLPYQRSGARIMRNYQPSTAQKVAGIGQDLGRALGTQGYTQDIRGDEERD, encoded by the coding sequence ATGTATATCAAGATTATCAACCCCGCTACCAATGGAAAGAACGCCTATTCCAACCGGGGAAGTGCGCGGCAGGCGACAAATTATCTGGAGGGAGAAGCCAAAAAGCAGGGAGAAACGGCGGTGTTTTTTAACTCAGAAAGAGCCGATATAAGTGGGGATGAAGCGGTAGATTTAATTGACTCCAACCGCAAGGGACTGCGAAAAGATGATGCTAAATTCTATTCCTTAGTAGTCAGTCCGAGTGCCCAGGAGCTGGAACATATCGGACATGATCCGCAGAAACTGCAGGCCTTTACGGCCCGCGTGATGCAGGAATATGCCGCCAATTTTGTGACAATATCGGGTCAACCGTTAGGGGAAAAAGACCTGGTTTGGGTGGCGACCCAACATGATGAGCGTAAACATCGAGGTCACGATGGCGCCCCCAGTGGCCAACTGAAAGAAGGCCCCCAGACCCATATTCACATCATGGTTTCGGCCCGTGATAAGGAGCAAAAGATCACGCTGAACCCGCTTGGTAGTGCCGCCCGGTTCAATCGAGTAGCCTTTATGGCGAAGGGAAATGTTGCCTTTTCGGAGGAGTTCGGCCCCCTTAAACAAGCGGAGCGAAGCACTCAAAGAAGTGGTTCTGCCCGCACAGCCGAAGGGCCTGAACCAGGCAAAACCAGTCGCCGGCAGACGCTGACAGCCGAGGAAATGGCTGAATCCATCCGGCGTCGGGCGGCGGCAAACGAGGGGAGAGCGGAGCGGAAGTCGAGCAGTTTTCAGGGCAAAAAAGCCAGTGGTCCCGCCGACGAAGTACGCGATAAGCAGTTGTTCAACCAGGTAGACAAGCTCAATAAACAGCTCCCCAAAGAGCGACAGTTAGCCCATAACAAGGTGCTGGAAGCAGCCCGCTCACAGGACTACAGCAAGCAGTTTTATGGCCGGTTGGGGCAACTGGGAAAGGAAGCGGGGAAGCAGAAGTACCACGATTACCCGTATGAATTTCTTCGCTCCGGACAGGATGCCAAGACGGCGGCCACTACCATTGCCGAGAATCAGAAGAAGGATAAACGACTCCTGGAGCAGGTAGATCGACTCAATAAAAAGCTACCGGAGGACAAGAAATTAGCGCATAATATAGTGCTTGAAATAGCCCGGGAGCAGGACTATAGCAAGGCCTTTTATGGGCGTCTAGGGCGTATCGGTAGGGAAGCGCAGGGGCCGAAAGCCGTACAGGAGCCGTATCAATTCCTGCGTACCGGCCGGGTGCCCCGGCCCGAGAAGGAATTGCACCCAAACCTGCCTACGGCCCCAAATGGAGCAAAAAGCCAAGGTGCCAGGGGCCGTACCACGTCGCCCATGCCGTTGCCATACCAGCGCTCCGGCGCCCGGATCATGCGCAACTATCAGCCTAGCACCGCGCAGAAGGTGGCGGGCATTGGCCAGGATCTCGGCCGGGCGTTAGGTACCCAGGGCTACACCCAAGACATTCGGGGAGACGAGGAACGCGATTAA
- a CDS encoding replication initiation protein — MSEASLVPASRNQVRQHNVLTTAHYSYTKLQMDLMIFLLSKLRNSQDDLVYLIPVKELDKATGNQHNYTYLQEATEDMGSRVFKVKNGNRYEQIWMFQKVAYLDGEGMIEMTLSSTILPYLFDLKNNFTSYEIAAFLKLNSMYAKRIYPLCSQWKDKEATPVYDILQLKGILGIWDEKENIEGYPVFGDFNARVLQPSIKAINEVTDLEISLVTEKKGRAIKAVGFTVKQKPRALDADSSPAGTLSLPESITQAQFDNANRILTEYHIVDQKIRGQIFASPDMIRQVNKFAFDLKQDRVKATSNPAGLLLTVLGLVDAKKKPSTKSTK, encoded by the coding sequence ATGTCCGAAGCTTCCCTAGTTCCTGCTAGCCGTAACCAGGTCCGGCAACACAATGTGCTTACCACAGCGCACTACAGCTACACCAAGCTCCAGATGGACCTAATGATTTTCCTACTCTCGAAGCTTCGGAATTCGCAGGATGATTTGGTTTACCTGATTCCCGTCAAGGAACTGGACAAAGCCACCGGAAACCAGCACAACTACACGTACCTGCAGGAAGCAACCGAAGATATGGGCTCCCGGGTTTTCAAGGTGAAAAACGGCAACCGGTATGAGCAGATCTGGATGTTTCAGAAAGTGGCTTACCTCGACGGGGAAGGCATGATTGAAATGACTTTATCCTCCACCATCCTCCCCTACCTGTTCGATTTGAAAAATAATTTTACCTCCTACGAAATTGCGGCGTTCCTAAAATTGAACAGCATGTATGCTAAGCGCATATATCCGCTCTGTTCGCAATGGAAAGATAAAGAGGCTACCCCGGTTTATGATATTTTACAATTAAAAGGAATTCTCGGTATTTGGGATGAAAAGGAAAATATCGAGGGCTATCCAGTTTTCGGAGATTTTAATGCTCGTGTATTACAACCTTCCATTAAAGCAATTAATGAAGTAACCGATCTGGAAATTTCGCTGGTTACTGAAAAGAAAGGCCGGGCTATTAAAGCGGTTGGTTTTACGGTGAAGCAAAAGCCTCGTGCCCTGGATGCAGATTCCTCCCCAGCTGGCACGCTCTCGCTACCCGAAAGCATCACCCAGGCCCAGTTTGATAATGCCAATCGAATTCTGACTGAGTACCACATTGTCGATCAGAAAATCCGCGGGCAGATATTCGCCAGCCCGGATATGATCCGGCAGGTAAACAAGTTTGCCTTCGACCTGAAGCAGGACCGAGTAAAGGCAACCTCTAACCCGGCCGGCCTGCTGCTGACTGTGCTGGGTCTGGTGGATGCCAAGAAAAAACCATCTACTAAGTCTACTAAGTAA
- a CDS encoding ParA family protein yields the protein MDNQQRTCRVVAVTNNKGGVGKTSSTVAIGSILQTMGYRVLLVDLDPQANMTTHLAGSGVEFEQHIGDVLAGSASIQDLVMTYAPQSGAADEQAPDEATPGLDFVPSSYQLNLYEKGITKKAQYASLLRQALRPIRPYYDFILLDTPPTLQTYTLVSLVAADAYVIPAEPEKFSYDGVKAVIEAAADVKDMLNPSLELLGIFFTRYNPKLRNSTHDLVVSTITSSFGEEVMLPNVRKDAAMPKAQVAARTIMDFAPQSNSAIDYHALTAELLTRLP from the coding sequence ATGGACAACCAGCAACGTACCTGCCGAGTCGTGGCAGTAACCAACAACAAAGGGGGAGTAGGCAAAACCAGCAGCACGGTTGCCATAGGTTCCATCCTGCAGACCATGGGCTACCGGGTGCTGCTGGTGGACCTAGATCCTCAGGCCAACATGACTACCCACCTGGCCGGCTCCGGTGTTGAGTTTGAGCAACACATTGGGGACGTGCTAGCCGGTTCTGCTTCTATTCAGGATCTGGTCATGACCTATGCACCTCAATCGGGAGCCGCCGACGAGCAAGCCCCGGATGAAGCTACCCCCGGCCTGGACTTTGTACCCTCCTCGTACCAGTTGAATCTGTATGAGAAGGGCATCACCAAGAAAGCCCAGTATGCTTCCCTTCTTCGCCAGGCTCTCCGGCCCATTCGGCCATACTACGACTTTATTCTCCTCGATACCCCGCCTACGCTCCAGACCTATACGCTGGTGTCCCTGGTGGCCGCTGATGCCTATGTTATTCCAGCCGAGCCGGAGAAGTTCAGCTATGATGGCGTGAAGGCAGTAATTGAAGCCGCCGCCGACGTAAAGGATATGCTCAATCCTTCCTTAGAGCTGCTGGGTATCTTCTTTACCCGCTACAATCCTAAGCTGCGCAATAGCACGCATGATCTAGTGGTATCAACCATTACCAGCTCCTTCGGGGAGGAAGTAATGCTACCGAACGTGCGCAAGGATGCCGCAATGCCTAAAGCACAGGTAGCAGCCCGCACGATCATGGACTTTGCCCCTCAGTCAAACAGTGCTATCGACTACCACGCGCTCACGGCTGAGCTGTTAACCCGCCTTCCCTAA